The region TTGGGTCTGGTCTCCTCCAGCTGCCAGGCCTCGATCGATGGCCCCGGGCCACCATCCCGCTCGGCGCTCAGCGGCACGTGAAGGGGTCCCAGCAGCGCCGCAAAAACCCGGTTGGCCGTGCCCACCAGCCCCGCGTGCGTGCGGAAACTGAGGTCCAGCGAGACCGCGTCGCGCCGGGCGGCCTCTACTTCGTCGTGCCCCTGAGCGATGATGGACTGGACTTTGATCCAGCGGCCAACGACGGCACGTATGCCGGGTCCCTCGACCTGGAACGGGCGTACCGCCGGCTGCTGAAGTATCAGCTCGACGCGCGCGGCGTCTGGCGGGTCTACGTGTTTGCCCAGGACGTTAACCAGACCAAACCAGGCACGCCGCCAGAGATCGCCGCTCAGCATATTGGGGACTTCTTCGTGGCCAGCGCCATCAGCATTACTTTCGATCCCACCCTGCCGTGTTCACTCGAAGCCCAGGGGAGCATCCTGGTGGTTTAAGCAATACTGGCGGGGCAGAGACGCTGCCCCGCCAGCGCGGTCAATCTGTCCAACGACATCGGATTGAATCATTCGATCAGCACGCCCCAGTTGGCCGTAGAGCCCCTGAGCACAGGACGGACACCCGTTCGCAGACAGTGGCCCTCCTTCAGACCCATCTGGGCTGCCCATCACCGCGCCCAGGCTGAACTCGTGACCTACGCTCCTTGCAGTATGGGTGGGCGTTCAGCCCGACGCCTTCCCATCTGGTGACTGGTCAGGCAGCGCCGTGAAGCGCAGGTCCAGGCCAGGCAGGTCATGCAAGAAACCTTCAAGCAGGGTCACGGCCCCTTCCAGATCGCGGCTGTCCAGCACCTCGACGGGGCTGTGGGTGTAGCGGTTGACCACCGAAACGGCTCCCGTCGGCACGCCCTGACCCAGATACTGCAAGGCCCCGGCATCGGTGCCGATGCCCTTGAGGACCTCGCGCTGCACGGCCAGGCCCCGCTTCTGGGCCGCCCCCAAGAGCCCCCGGCGAATGGCCGGATGCGCCTGGGTCGAGGCGTCCATCATCTTGACGGTGGGGCCAGCGCCCAGGTGCAGGTGCGCGCCGGAGAACTCCGGCGTGTCGTCGCCGGCCGTCATATCCAGCGCCAGCGCCACGTCGGCCCGAAGGTGGCGCGCCAGCGCCGATGCGCCGCGTAGGCCAACTTCTTCCTGCACCGAGA is a window of Deinococcus radiopugnans ATCC 19172 DNA encoding:
- a CDS encoding choice-of-anchor X domain-containing protein produces the protein MRAETEVQRDRVAPGGLYFVVPLSDDGLDFDPAANDGTYAGSLDLERAYRRLLKYQLDARGVWRVYVFAQDVNQTKPGTPPEIAAQHIGDFFVASAISITFDPTLPCSLEAQGSILVV